The segment CATGGTCCTGGACATGGATGCCGGCGGCAGCGGGCCTGGCGAGGCCGGAGCTCAGCCGACCGGGTAGACCGTCACCGCCTGCTTGCGGAAATGGGTGGGGAAGGCGACCTTGAGCGCCTCGACCTTCGGCAGGTCGTTGTAGACGATATAGGGATAGTCCGGCTTCCGGGTCAGGAAGTCCTGGTGGTATTTCTCGGCGGGGAAGAAGCCGCGATAGAGCTCCACCTTGGTGACGATCGGCGTCTTCCACAGCTTCGCCGTGCCGAGCTGCGCGACATAGGCCTGGGCCACAGCCTGCTGCTGCTTCGTCGTCGGGAAGATCGCGGTGCGATATTGGGGACCGCGATCGGGACCCTGGCGGTTGAGCGTGGTCGGATCGGCCACCACCGCGAAATAGATGCGCAGCAAGGTGCCGTAGCTGATCCGCCGCGGATCATAGGTGATCTTGACCGCCTCGGCATGGCCGGTGGTGCCGGTGCCGACCGTCTCGTAATCGGCGGTCTGCGCGACCCCGCCCGAATAGCCCGACACCGCCGACGACACGCCGTCGACATGCTGGAACACGCCCTGGACGCCCCAGAAGCAGCCGCCCGCCAGCACGGCGGTTGCGGTCGCGCCCTGTTCCGCCGGATCGACGGCGGGCGCCGGAACCCGGACGATCGGACCGGGATCGACCCGCGGAGCCGGCGCGACGGCCGGGCTGCGGGTCGCCATCGTTCCGGCGGCGACGAGCAGCAGCACACCGGCGGAAATCCCGGCGATCAGCGGCCGGTTAGGACTGTCCGTCAAAAGGGCATCCTTTTTTCCATTCTGTGTCCATTATGTCACAGTTATGGGGAGCCGCAAAATGTTTATCAACTTTTTGCGGGCCTCAGGCGCCGGCGCGGGCATCCGCCCGCTTGGCTTTCCTCGCATAAGCTCGGGCGCGCATTCGCGCTTGCGGAGCCTTGCAGGCTCCGGCGGCGCGAACGGCCGCCGGAGGCAATCACCATCTTCCTACTTCAACTCCCCGCAGGCGGCCTGGATGCGCTGGCAGGCTTCGGTGAGGATCGCTTCCGACGTGGCGTAGCTCACCCGGAAGGCGGGCTCGAGGCCGAAGGCCGCGCCGTGGACCGCGGCGACGCGGTGGTCGTCGAGGAAATAGTCGATCAGGTCGGCGTCGTTGGCGATGACCTTGCCCGACGGGGTCTTGAGGCCGATCAGCCCCGACACGTCGGGATAGACGTAGAAGGCGCCTTCGGGGCGGGGGCAGTTGATGCCCTTCGCCTGGTTGAGCATCGAGACGACGAGGTCGCGGCGCTTCTGGAAGGCGGCGGCCCGCTCCTTGAGGAAGCTCTGGTCGCCCGAGAGCGCGGCGGTCGCCGCTGCCTGCGCGATCGAGCAGGGGTTGGAGGTCGACTGCGACTGCAGCTTCGCCATCGCCTTGATGAGCGGGGCCGGCCCGCCGGCGAAGCCGATCCGCCAGCCGGTCATCGAATAGGCCTTCGAGCAGCCGTTGATCGTCAGCGTTCGGTCGTACAGGTCCGGCGCGACCTGCGCGATCGTGGCGAATTCGAAGCCGTCGTAGAGGATGTGCTCATACATGTCGTCGGTCATGACCCAGACATGCGGATGGCGGCGCAGCACCTCGGCGATCGCCTTGAGCTCGTCGGCCGAATAGGCGGCGCCCGACGGGTTGGACGGCGAGTTGAGCAGCACCCACTTGGTCTGCGGCGTGATCGCCGCGTCGATCTGCTCGGGCGTCACCTTGTAGTTCTTGTCGGCGCCGGCCTTGATGAACACCGGCGTGCCGCCCGCGAACTGGACGATGTCGGGATAGCTGACCCAATAGGGCGCCGGGATGATCACCTCGTCGCCGGCCGAGACGGTGGCGACCAGCGCGTTGAACAGCGTGTGCTTGCCGCCGACGTTGACGCTGATCTGCGACGCTTCGTAGGTCAGGCCGTTGTCGCGCTTGAACTTGGCGGCGATCGCGGCCTTCAGCTCGGCGGTGCCGTCGACGTTGGTGTATTTGGTCTGGCCCTTGCGGATCGCCTCGATCGCGGCTTCCTTGACGAACTCGGGCGTGTCGAAGTCGGGCTCGCCCGCCGACAGGCCGATCACGTTGATCCCCTTCGCCTTCAGCTCGAGGACGCGGCTCGACATGGCGAGCGTGGGCGAGGGCGAGATGCGGTTGAGGGCAGGGGCGATGAGGCTCATGGCGCGGCGCTTTCCTGATTGGGACGGTTGGGAAACGCGCGCGCTATAGGGGAGAGGAACCGAAGCCTCAACCATGAGCTTGAGCCTTGTCCGGGGCGGAGGGCCCCGAAAGCCGATCAGCCGCGCGCCGTCGCCGGCCGGGCGGCGATCAGGCCGCGCAGCGAATTGCCGATGAAGAAGCCGCCGTCGAGGTCGGCGTGGCGGAGGTCGCCCTCGATCGCCTCGCCCTCGTCGAGCAGGCGCGCGCGCAGGACGCCGGGCAGCAGCGATCCGCCGCGCGGCGTGACCAGCCGGCCGTCGCGCGGCACGAAGAGGCTGGTGAAGCTGCCCTCGGTCAGCAGCCCGCCGGGCGTCACGAACAGCACCTCGAAGGTCCCGGCCCGATGGCGGGCCTCGTCGAGGAAGGCGCGGTCGCTGGTCTTGTGGCGCAGGCGCGGGTCGGACGCGGCGACCGGCAGCGGCACGATCGCGACGTCGACCGGCTCGGCGGGCCGTTCCGGGATCGTGCGGACCTCGATCGACAGCGCGCCGCTCGGCGCCAGCATCAGCCGGACGCGGGCGTCGTTGGTCAGGCGGAAGGTCGAGGCCTGGAGGTCGTTGCGGCAGTCATGGCGGTTGAAGGCGAAGCCCAGCGCATCAGCACTCGCCTTCATCCGGGCGAGATGGCGTTCCAGCTCGACGAAACCGTCGAGCGCCTCGAACCGCATCGTCTCGATCAGATCGAACGACCCTGTCGTCATCGCGACCGCACGCCCCTGTTCACCACGCCCCTGCTCACAATGCCACGCCCCAGATACGTCGCCGCCCGTCCGCTGGTTTCGAGTCGGCAACGATGGCCAGTCTATCCGCAAGCCATCGATTCGCCTCGGAAATTTTGCGCGAGGATCAGCCTGCCGATCATGCGGGCGGGACGGGCGTCTTGCAATGGCGCGCGCCAGCGATCATCTCGGCCGCATGACCAGCCCCGCCATGCCGCCGCTCAAGGCCGCGATCATCCCCGTCACCGCCTTCCAGCAGAACTGCACCCTCATCTGGTGCACGGCCACGATGAAAGGCGCCTTCGTCGATGCCGGCGGCGATCTCGAACGGCTCAAGGCGGCTGCGGCCGAACATGGCGTGACGATCGAGAAGCTGCTCGTCACCCATGGCCATATCGACCATTGCGGCGGCACCGGCATCCTGGCCGAGCAGCTCGGCGTGCCGATCGAGGGGCCGCATCCGGAGGATCGCTTCTGGATAGCGCGGCTGGGCGACGACGGGCGCGGCTACGGGATCGAGGGCCGGCCGTTCGAGCCCGACCGCTGGCTCGACGACGGCGACCAGGTGACGGTGGGCGACCTCGTGCTCGACGTCATCCACTGCCCGGGCCACACGCCGGGCCATGTCGTCTTTCATCATGCGCCGTCGAACCTGGCGCTGGTCGGCGACGTGCTGTTCCAGGGATCGATCGGCCGCACCGATTTCCCGCGCGGCAACCATGGCGACCTGATCGCCTCGATCACGAAGAAGCTGTGGCCGCTCGGCGGCGAGACGGCGTTCGTGCCGGGGCACGGGCCGATGTCGACCTTCGCCCACGAACGGGCGACCAACCCGTTCGTGGGGGACCGGGCGGTTGGGGGATGAGGTTTAGGCTTTAGGTTTGTTTAGCCCTCAAGCGCCGGGCGCCGGGCATCCGCCCGGCTTGGCTTTCCTCGCATAAGCTCGGGCGCGCGTTCGCGCTTGCGGAGCCCTGACGGGCTCCGACGATCAACTTGTGCAGTGAAACGGGACGCGCCAGCGTCGCGCAAGGCCGAACGGCCGCCCGAGCTCCGTGCTCGCCAGCGCCCCGCGCTGGCTGCGCCGTCGCTTATGCGAGGAAAGCCAAGCGCGCGGATGCGCATGCCGGCGCCTGAGGCTCAACCCATCAATGCCCCGCGCCGAGGCTGTCGCTGGTCACCGTGGTGATCACGCCGTCCCTGGTCGTATAGGGGATGGTCAGCGCGTAGATGGCGAGGCCGAGCAGCACGGCCCAGGTCGTCAGGATGCCGGCGGCGCGGAGCGGGTTGGCGGTCTGGCGGTCGAGCCCGAACGGGTGCAGCACCCGGCCGATGATGTAGATGATGCCGGCGCCCCACAGCCAGTGGTTGGTGCCGCGGGCGAACTCGATCAGCCCCATCAGGATCAGCACCAGCGGCGTATATTCGATGAAGTTGAGCTGGGCGCGCATCCGTGCGGACAGCAGCGCGTTGCCGCCGTCGCCGATCAGCACCTTGCCCTTGACCCGGACGGCGACGATCCGGATCGCCAGCCATAGGTTCAGGATCGCGGCGGCCCCGGCGATCGTCAGCGTGATGGGCAGGATCATCTTTCCCCCTCCTTGCAATGAGCTGCGTGCTTGGCAGGTCGCGGCGCTACTTGCAACGCGGAGCGAAATCGCTATAGGTCGCGCGCTCGCGGCGAGCCCGCCCCCCTTGGGGGTCCCGGGCGTTCGTCGCTTTATTTGTTTAGCTAGGAACAGGTGCCGACATGGCCGTCCCCAAGAGAAAAACCTCGCCCTCGCGGCGCAACATGCGTCGCAGCCATCACGCGCTGACCGCCGAGGCGTTCCAGGAATGCCCGAACTGCGGCGAGCTGAAGCGTCCGCATAACCTGTGCAACGCCTGCGGCCACTATAACGGTCGCGAAATCGTCTCGGTCGAGGCCTGACAAAAGGCCAAACGGGGGCATGAGCGTGGACGAGGCACCGCGAATCGCCATTGATGCGATGGGCGGTGATGGCGGCCCGGCGACGATCATCGCCGGCGCCGCGCAGGCGCGCGATCGCGATTCGTCCCTGCGCCTTACCTTCACCGGTGACGAGACGGTGATTCGCGCCGAAATGGCGCGTTTCCCGCAGCTCGCCGATTCGATCGTCGTCCATTGCGACGACGTCATCACCGGCGACGACAAGCCCAGCCAGGCGATCCGGCGCACCAAGAGCAGCTCGATGGGCGCCGCCATCCTCGCGGTGAAGGCCGGCGAGGCGGCGGCGGCGCTGTCGGCGGGCAACACCGGCGCGCTGATGGCGATCGCCAAGCTGTCGCTGAGGACGATGCACGGCATCGACCGGCCGGCGCTGGCCGCGCTGATGCCGACGCTCGGCGACAACGACCTGGTCATGCTCGACCTCGGCGCCAACACCGATTGCGACGCGCGCAACCTGGTCGAGTTCGCGGTGATGGGCGCCGCCTATTCGCGGCTCGCGCTCGGCATCGAATCGCCGCGCGTCCGCCTGCTCAACATCGGCACCGAGGAACTGAAGGGCACCGGCGAGCTCAAGGAAGCCGCCGCGATGCTCCGGCAGCAGACCGGCGGCGCCTGGCGCTTCGACGGCTTCATCGAGGCCGACCGGCTGGGCCGGGGCGAGGCCGACGTGATCGTCAGCGACGGTTTCTCCGGCAATATCGCGCTCAAGTCGATCGAGGGCACCGCCCGCTTCATCACCGACCTGCTGCGCCGCGCCTTCTCCAGCTCGCTGCGGTCGAAGGCGGGCTTCATCCTGTCGCGGCCGGCCTTCGCGCTGCTGCGCCACCATCTCGATCCGAACAATCACAACGGCGCGGTCTTCCTCGGCCTCAACGGCCTGGTGGTGAAGAGCCATGGCGGCGCCGACGAGAAGGGCATCGCCAACGCCATCGCGGTCGCGGCGAAGATCGCCCGCGAGGATCTGACCCGTCGGATCACCGACGATCTCGAGGATTTCCGCAGTCATGCGGTGCAGACGGAAGGGGTAGCGTGAGCGGACAGGCGATGCGGCGGGCCGTGGTGATCGGCACCGGATCGGCGCTTCCGCGCCGCCAGGTCAGCAATGCCGAGCTCGCCCGGACCGTGGACACCTCGGACGAGTGGATCGTCGAGCGGACCGGCATCCGCAACCGCTACGTCGCCGGCGAGGGCGAGACGACCTCGACCCTCGCGACCGAAGCCGCGCGCAAGGCGATCGAGGCGGCGGGGATCGCGCCGTCCGACATCGGGCTGATCATCCTGGCGACGGCGACGCCCGACCAGACCTTCCCCGCCTCGGCGACGATGGTCCAGGCGGCGCTCGGCATCGGCGATTGCGTGGCGTTCGACGTGCAGGCGGTCTGTTCGGGCTTCCTCTACGCGCTGTCGGTGGCCGACAGCATGATCCGCGGCGGCTCCGCCACCCACGCGCTGGTGATCGGCGCGGAGACGTTCAGCCGCATCCTCGACTGGGAGGACCGGACGACCTGCGTGCTGTTCGGCGACGGCGCCGGCGCGGTGGTGCTCAAGGCCGAGGAGGGCGGCGATCGCGGCGTGCTCGCGACCCGGCTCCACGCCGACGGCCGCCATAACCAGCTCCTCTATGTCGACGGCGGCCCGTCGACGACCCAGACCGTCGGCAAGCTCCGCATGAAGGGGCAGGAGGTGTTCCGCCACGCCGTCACCAACCTCGCCCAGGTGCTGCGCGAGGTGATGGGCGATGCCGGGCTGACCGTCGACGACATCGACTGGGTGGTGCCGCACCAGGCCAACCGGCGCATCCTCGACGCCACGGCGCGCAAGCTCGGCCTGCCCGCCGAGCGGGTGATCGTCACCGTCGACCAGCATGCCAATACCTCGGCCGCCTCGGTGCCGCTGGCGCTCGACGTCGCGGTTCGCGACGGGCGGATCAAGCCCGGCGATCTGCTGGTGCTCGAGGCGATGGGCGGCGGCTTCACCTGGGGCGCCGCGGCGATTCGCTATTGATATCGTCGTGCCCGGTCTTCGACCGGTCCCGAGCGGATATCGCTCAGGCGCCGCGCGGGCTTTGCCAGGCGGCGATGGGTCAGGATCATCGCCGCTTGGCATGAACCCTTTGGAATCGGCTTTGATTCGCCCTCCGGTCGCCGTAAGGTGTCCGATACTCAATGTGATTGGGGGGCTGTATGGCGTTGGATCGGGGGACTTTGACGCGAGCGGATCTGTCGGAGGAAGTGCATCGCGAGATCGGCCTGTCGCGCGCGGACTCCGCGGCGGTGGTCGAGCAGGTGCTGGAGCATATGTGCCTCGCGCTCGCCCGTGGCGAGAATGTGAAGATATCGGGCTTCGGGAGCTTCATCCTGCGGGAGAAGGGACAGCGGATCGGCCGCAATCCCAAGACCGGGGTCGAGGTGCCGATCGCGCCGCGCCGCGTGTTGACCTTCCGTGCCAGCCAGATGCTCCGTGATCGGATTGTTTCGGGTAATTAAGGCGTATTTTCAATGACTTCTGGCGGAGAGAAGGCCGAAGACGCATTCCGTACCATCGGGGAGCTTTCGGCCGAACTCGGCATCCAGCAGCATATCCTGCGCTATTGGGAAACGCGTTTTCCGCAGCTTCGTCCGCTCCAGCGGGCCGGGAATCGCCGCTATTACCGTCCCGCCGACGCGGCGCTGGTGCGGCGCATCCACAGCCTGCTCAACGAGCAGGGCTACACGATTCGCGGCGTCCAGAAGCTGCTGGCGCAGAAGGTTGCGCCCGCCGAGCAGGCGCCCGAGCCCGCCGCCCCGGCGCCGATCGCGCCGCAGCCGGTGCTGGTCGTGAACCAGTCGACCATCCCCTCGCCGGCGCGCGCCGAGTTGCAGGCGATTCGCGAATCGCTGGTCCAGGCGCTCGCGGCGGACATGGATTGAGCTGAGCGCCCGTTTTCCGAACCTTCATCGTCATCCCGGCGAAAGCCGGGATCTCCCTGCCTTGTCATGGCTTCGCGGCGCTGGGCGAAGAAAAGTGAGATCCCGGCTTTCGCCGGGATGACGGGGAGAGGACGTCAGTCCTGGTCCGGCCCCAGTCCGGGGTCGAGGTCCCGCGGCCGCACGAACAGCGACAGCAGGCCGCCATTGGGGCGGACGTCGTCCCAGCGTTCGACCGGGAAGCTGATCTCGGCGATGCTCGCGGTCGGGAATTTCTCCTCGACCTGGTCGCGCGCCGCGTCGTCGGGGCGGTCGGGGACCAGCATCAGCACCAGATCCTCGAGCCCCGGATTATGGCCGACCAGCAGCAGATTGTCGTAGCGGTCGTCGGCCTCCTGGACGACGTCGAGCAGCGACACCGCCGAGGCGAGGTAGACGCGCTTGTCCCAGGCGGGGGCGATCGTCTCGCCGGTCCCCTCGGCCAGATGCTCGATCGTCTCGACGCAGCGGGCGGCGGGCGAGGAGACGACATGGTCGAAATGCATGTCGTGATCGCGCAGATACTGGCCGATCCGGTGCGCGGCGCGCTTGCCGCGGCCGTTCAGCGGACGGTCGAAATCCCGCGCGACCGGATCGTCCCAGCCCGACTTGGCATGGCGCAACAGCGTCAGCTTCTTCACGATCCCCGGGCTCTCCTTCGGCATGATCCGGTGATGCCCGAAAGATGCGACGGAAGGAAGACCGCAGCGGCGCCCGATCGCGGCATGGGCCGGGACCGGGCGCCGTTCGGGCTCAGAAACGCCGGGTCACGGTGGCGAAGATGTTGCGCTCCGCCCCGATGAAGCAGTCGCCGCGCGACAGGCAGGCGGCATAATATTTCTTGTTGAACAGGTTGGTCGCGTTGATCGCGAACGACCAGTCGCGCCAGCTCACCTCCGCCAGCGCGTCGAACAGCGTGTAGGACGGGGTGCGGACGATCCTGGTGCTGGTGGCGCCGATCGTCCGCGAATAGTTGACGCCGACATAGCGGACGCCGCCGCCGAGGCGGAGGCTGGTGTCGGGATCGACGGCCAGGGTCTTGGTGCCCCAAAGCGACGCGCTCTTCTTCGGGACGTTGTCGAGCTGGACGCCGGTGTCGCTCGGTTCGGCCTTGTTGTAGCTGTAATTGGCGATGAGCTGGAAATTGCCGGGCAGGTCGCGGCTCGCCTCGACCTCGAAACCCTTCGAGGTCATCGTGCCGATCTGGGTCTGGCCCCGGATCGTGCCGCCGCTGCCGTCGTCGATGACGATCTCGACCGGGCGGTTGTGCTCGCGGATGTCATAGGCGGTCAGGGTGACGAGCGTCCGGGCGTCGGGGTGGAATTTGACGCCGCCCTCGAACTGCCGCCCGGTCTTCGCCTTGAACGGGTCGCCGGTGATCGTCGTGCCCGAGATCGGCTCGAAGGATTCGGTGTAGCTGAAGAAGGGCGACACGCCCTTGACGATCTCGGCGATGATGCCGGCGCGGAAGGTGGTGGCGTTCTCCTTCTCCGCCGGGGAGCCCGCCGCCTTGGTGCGGACATGGTCGCGCCGCCCGCCGACGACGATCGACACGCGGTCCCACAGCCGGACCTGGTCCTGGATATAGACGCCGATCTGCTTCTGGCGGGTGTCCTCGCTGGAGGTGAAGGCGGTCGGCAGGCCGCCGCCGAAGTTCGACAGCGCGGCATAATCGATGTCGTAGATGTCGATGAACTCATAGTCGAAGCCGCCGGTCTTGCGGACGCGGTTCCAGCTATAGTCGATGCCGGCCAGCACCAGATGCTCGATGCCGGCGCCGGTGTCGAACTTGAACTGGATGTTGTTGTCGGTGGAGAAGATGTTCATCCGCGCATAGCTGCCGTCGGCATAGAGGCCGATGATCCGCTTGGCGGGATCGAGATAGGGATCGTCCGGATTGGCGTAGCTGTCCGGATAATGGGTCAGATAGGTGACGTCGCTGTCGATATAGCGCGCCTTGAGGCTGAGCTTCACCTGGTCGTTCAGGCGATGCTCGACGATGCCGGTGCCTTGCAGCAGGCGGCCGTCATAGCGGTCCCAGCCCGGCTTGCCGATGAACAGGCCGTTGCCGAGCTTGCCGTTCGGGTTCGGGTAGAGCGTGCCGACCAGCGGCAGGAACTGCGCGGTCGAGCCGCCGTCATCCTCCTGGTAGAGGCCGAGCAGGGTGACGTCGGTGTCCTCGCCCGGCTGCCAGCGCAGCGACGGCGACACCATCACCCGGTCGTCGGGGACATGGTCGGTCTGGGTATCGGCGTCGCGGACGCGGGCGACGATGCGGGCGGCGAGGCCGTCGGTCAGCGGCCCGGTCAGGTCGGCGAGCGCCTCCTTGCGGTCGAACGATCCGTAGCGCAGCGAGACCTCGCCCGCCGTCTGGAACTCGGGCACCTTGGAGGCGAGGTTGATCAGCCCGCCGATCGAGCCCTGCCCGAACAGCACCGAGGCCGGGCCGCGCACCACGTCGACGCGGGAGAAGTTGTACGGGTCGGCGCGGATGCTGGCATAATAGCTGAAGATGTCGCGCATGCCGTCGCGGAACTGGAGCGCGTCGATGCCGCGGATGAAGGCGCCGTCGACCCGGCTGTCGGGGCCATAGGGATTGGCGATCACGCCCGAGACGTAGCGCAGCGTGTCGGAGACCGAGAGCGCGCCCTGCGCCAGGTAGACGTCGTCGGTGACGACGGTCAGCGCCTGCGGCGTCTGGGTCAGCGGCGTGTCGGTCTTGGTGCCGCTGTTGGTGCGTTCGAGCAGGCCGGTGACGATGATCTGCTGGCTGGCGTCGGCGGCATCGGCGTCCGCGTCGGCGGCGTCGGCGGCATGGGCCGCGATCGGCAGCAGGGCGGTGGTCGCGACGAGCGCGAGGCGCAGGGCGAGGCTGGGACGATTCATGGTGACGGGCTCCGGGATCAGAAGCTGCGGGTGAGCGAGAGGCGCCAGTTGCGCGGTTCGCCCGGCGTGACGCGGTCGACGCAGCAGGCGTCGGGGAAGTAGCGCTTGTCGAACAGGTTGTTGACGTTGAGGCGGACGCCCCACGGCCCGAAGCGGTAGGAGATGCCGGCGTCGACCAGCGCATAGCTGGGCAGCGTGAAGGCCGCGATCGGATCGGGCACGCCGTCGCCGTTGACATCCTCGGGATAGTTCGCCCCGATCTTGTCGCTGTTGTACTGGAAGGCGAGGTTCAGCCCGAGGCCGGCGAGCGGCCCCTGCGGCACGACATATTCGCCGAACAGGTTGAGGTTGTGCCTGGGCACGTTCTGCAACCGCGCGCCGACCGGGAGGAGGTTGTCCCTGGTGATCTTGGCGTCGAGATAGGCATAGGCGATCGACAGCGTCCAGGCCGGGGTCGGCCGCCAGGTCGCCTCGACCTCGACGCCGCGGCTGCGCTGCTCGCCCGTGCTGATGAAGAAGAAGGGGTTGGCCGGGTCTTCGGTCGCGACGTTCTGCCGGGTCAGCTCGAAGATCGAGACCATGCCGGTCAGCCGGCTGTCGGGGCTCTGGACCTTGATGCCGGTCTCGATGTTGCGGCCGGTCTCGGGCGGCAGGGCGTCGCCGGCGACGGTGAAGGAGCCGGCCTGCGGCACGAAGGATTTCGACCAGCTCGCATAGAGCGACGCGCCGGGCAGGACGACGTAGGTCGCGCCGACGCGCGGGCTGAACTTGTGGTCCTTCACGCCGCCGTCGCTGTGCGCCCAGTCATAGCGGCCGCCCAGGGTCAGCGTCGCGCGCTCGCCGAAGCGGACATGGTCCTGGATGTAGAGGCCGGTCTGGTCGGACTTGCCGCCGCCGCCATAGGCGGCCGCCGGATCGTGGACGAAGGGTCGATCATAGTCGGGGGCGAGGATGTCGAGCGGGTTGGCGCTCGGATCGAAATTGCCGCCGTCATCGGCGAAGCGGCTGCGGTTCCGGCGATAGTCGAGGCCGACCAATATCTCGTGGCTGACCGGGCCGGTCTCGACCCTCAGCGTGAAATGGCCGTCGGTGGAGAGGTCCTTGTCGCGCTGGCGGAACGGGCCGTAGACGTAGCGGCCGGCGACATGCCCCTGCTGGACGCCGTCGACCACCGCGCCGTCGACGAAGCCGGCCCAGAAGATCCAGTTGTTCCAATAGACCTTGCGGTCCGTGTAGCGCAGCGTCTGGTCGAAGGAGAGCGCGTCCGAGAAGCGGTGCTTGAAGGCGTAGCCGAGATGATAATAGCGCTGGTTGTGGATCGCCTTCGAATCCTTGCCGTTGATGGTGAAGTCGATCGGCAGCTTGCCATGCGCGCTCGGCAGCACCGTCCCCCAGGCGGAGACCGGCGACCAGGGCGAGTCATGGTTGCGCTCGTAGCGGGTGAGCAGGGTCAGCTCGCTGTCCTCGCCCATCCGCCAGGTCAGCGCCGGGGCGATGTGGATGCGGTTCTTGTCGGCGAAGCGGACGAAGTCGTTGCTGTCGCGATAGACTAGGTTGAGCCGCGCGAGCAGGGTGCCCGCCGCGTCGAGCCGCATGTTGGCGTCGACCGTCCCCTCGACCAGATTGTAGGAGCCGGTGGCGAGGCCGACATCGACGAAGTCGTCGTCGCGCGGCCGCTTGCTGACCAGGTTGATGATGCCGCCGAGCGGCGCCGATCCGAACAGCATCGACGCCGGGCCCTTCACCACCTCGATCTGTTCGAGGCCGGCGAGCTCGTTGTTCGATCCGGCGACGTTCTGGCTGATCAGCCCGTCGAGGTAGACGCTGCCATAGGCCGCGTCGAAGCCGCGGATCTGATAGGCGTCATAATAGCCATAGGTGCTGCTGCGCGAGACGCCGGCGACGCCGCGCAGCGCCTCGGCGAGGCGGACGACGCCGCGCGCCTTGAGCTGCTCGGTCGAGATGATCGAGATCGCCTGGGGCGTCTCGATCAGCGGCACGTCGGATTTGCCGGCGTTGGGCGCGGCCTTCATCTGCTGGCCCAGGACGATGATGTCGTCGCGGTTCGGCGCGGCGTCCGCATCGGCATCGGCCGCGAAGGCCGGCATGGCGAGGGCGGAGCCCATCAGCGCGGCGAGTATCTTGTTGTTGAACGACATGCGCTTTCCCCAATTCGTCGCTGCCGGTGTTCCCGGCCGTCGGGCGGCTGGCTAATGCGAATCAAACGCAATAGCAATCCACTTGCGCATTGGGCTTGTAACTAATATCGAGTCGCAACAGCAGAATTTCGAACGCGTGGCAGGGCCGCCGTCGAACGGAGGCAAGGGTCGTCAATGTCGCCCAGAA is part of the Rhizorhabdus wittichii RW1 genome and harbors:
- a CDS encoding putative transcriptional regulator, MerR family (PFAM: regulatory protein, MerR); protein product: MTSGGEKAEDAFRTIGELSAELGIQQHILRYWETRFPQLRPLQRAGNRRYYRPADAALVRRIHSLLNEQGYTIRGVQKLLAQKVAPAEQAPEPAAPAPIAPQPVLVVNQSTIPSPARAELQAIRESLVQALAADMD
- a CDS encoding TonB-dependent siderophore receptor (TIGRFAM: TonB-dependent siderophore receptor~PFAM: TonB-dependent receptor; TonB-dependent receptor, plug), coding for MNRPSLALRLALVATTALLPIAAHAADAADADADAADASQQIIVTGLLERTNSGTKTDTPLTQTPQALTVVTDDVYLAQGALSVSDTLRYVSGVIANPYGPDSRVDGAFIRGIDALQFRDGMRDIFSYYASIRADPYNFSRVDVVRGPASVLFGQGSIGGLINLASKVPEFQTAGEVSLRYGSFDRKEALADLTGPLTDGLAARIVARVRDADTQTDHVPDDRVMVSPSLRWQPGEDTDVTLLGLYQEDDGGSTAQFLPLVGTLYPNPNGKLGNGLFIGKPGWDRYDGRLLQGTGIVEHRLNDQVKLSLKARYIDSDVTYLTHYPDSYANPDDPYLDPAKRIIGLYADGSYARMNIFSTDNNIQFKFDTGAGIEHLVLAGIDYSWNRVRKTGGFDYEFIDIYDIDYAALSNFGGGLPTAFTSSEDTRQKQIGVYIQDQVRLWDRVSIVVGGRRDHVRTKAAGSPAEKENATTFRAGIIAEIVKGVSPFFSYTESFEPISGTTITGDPFKAKTGRQFEGGVKFHPDARTLVTLTAYDIREHNRPVEIVIDDGSGGTIRGQTQIGTMTSKGFEVEASRDLPGNFQLIANYSYNKAEPSDTGVQLDNVPKKSASLWGTKTLAVDPDTSLRLGGGVRYVGVNYSRTIGATSTRIVRTPSYTLFDALAEVSWRDWSFAINATNLFNKKYYAACLSRGDCFIGAERNIFATVTRRF
- a CDS encoding putative phosphohistidine phosphatase, SixA (PFAM: Phosphoglycerate mutase); amino-acid sequence: MPKESPGIVKKLTLLRHAKSGWDDPVARDFDRPLNGRGKRAAHRIGQYLRDHDMHFDHVVSSPAARCVETIEHLAEGTGETIAPAWDKRVYLASAVSLLDVVQEADDRYDNLLLVGHNPGLEDLVLMLVPDRPDDAARDQVEEKFPTASIAEISFPVERWDDVRPNGGLLSLFVRPRDLDPGLGPDQD
- a CDS encoding integration host factor, alpha subunit (TIGRFAM: integration host factor, alpha subunit~PFAM: histone family protein DNA-binding protein); translated protein: MALDRGTLTRADLSEEVHREIGLSRADSAAVVEQVLEHMCLALARGENVKISGFGSFILREKGQRIGRNPKTGVEVPIAPRRVLTFRASQMLRDRIVSGN
- a CDS encoding TonB-dependent siderophore receptor (TIGRFAM: TonB-dependent siderophore receptor~PFAM: TonB-dependent receptor; TonB-dependent receptor, plug), which produces MSFNNKILAALMGSALAMPAFAADADADAAPNRDDIIVLGQQMKAAPNAGKSDVPLIETPQAISIISTEQLKARGVVRLAEALRGVAGVSRSSTYGYYDAYQIRGFDAAYGSVYLDGLISQNVAGSNNELAGLEQIEVVKGPASMLFGSAPLGGIINLVSKRPRDDDFVDVGLATGSYNLVEGTVDANMRLDAAGTLLARLNLVYRDSNDFVRFADKNRIHIAPALTWRMGEDSELTLLTRYERNHDSPWSPVSAWGTVLPSAHGKLPIDFTINGKDSKAIHNQRYYHLGYAFKHRFSDALSFDQTLRYTDRKVYWNNWIFWAGFVDGAVVDGVQQGHVAGRYVYGPFRQRDKDLSTDGHFTLRVETGPVSHEILVGLDYRRNRSRFADDGGNFDPSANPLDILAPDYDRPFVHDPAAAYGGGGKSDQTGLYIQDHVRFGERATLTLGGRYDWAHSDGGVKDHKFSPRVGATYVVLPGASLYASWSKSFVPQAGSFTVAGDALPPETGRNIETGIKVQSPDSRLTGMVSIFELTRQNVATEDPANPFFFISTGEQRSRGVEVEATWRPTPAWTLSIAYAYLDAKITRDNLLPVGARLQNVPRHNLNLFGEYVVPQGPLAGLGLNLAFQYNSDKIGANYPEDVNGDGVPDPIAAFTLPSYALVDAGISYRFGPWGVRLNVNNLFDKRYFPDACCVDRVTPGEPRNWRLSLTRSF